Within Micromonospora narathiwatensis, the genomic segment GTCGTTGAGCAGCACCCGGCCGATCGCGAGCATCTGCTGCTGCCCGCCGGAGAGCGAGCCGGCCCGTTGCCGTCCGCGCCGGTCCAGCTCCGGAAAGAGCGCGAAGACCTTGTCGTACGCCGGGGCGGTGCCCCGCCGTTCGGCGAGGCGCAGGTTCTCCGCGACGGTGAGGCCGGCGAAGACGCAGCGGTCCTCCGGCACGTAGCCGAGGCCGTCGCGGACCAGCCGGTGGGTGGGGCGGGCGAGCAGGCTGCGCGCGCCCATCCGGACGGTGCCGCGCACCTCGCCGTTGCGTGGGGTGAGCCCGACGATCGCGCGCAGCGTGGTGGTCTTGCCGACGCCGTTGCGGCCGAGCAGCACGGTGACCCCGGCCGACGCGACCTCGAACGACACCCCCTGGAGGATGTGCAGCCCGACGATCCGCACCGACAGGTTCTCCACGCTGAGGACAGGTTCGGTCATCGTGCTGCCTTCCGTTCGCGACTGCGGGGCTCGCGAACCCGGCTC encodes:
- a CDS encoding ABC transporter ATP-binding protein; translated protein: MTEPVLSVENLSVRIVGLHILQGVSFEVASAGVTVLLGRNGVGKTTTLRAIVGLTPRNGEVRGTVRMGARSLLARPTHRLVRDGLGYVPEDRCVFAGLTVAENLRLAERRGTAPAYDKVFALFPELDRRGRQRAGSLSGGQQQMLAIGRVLLNDNRLLLVDEPTKGLAPKVVTEVAEVLERVAESVPVLLVEQNLAVVRRLAHDAVVLSAGRVAWTGNAQDLLLETALTKSLLGVGSEVKA